One window from the genome of Acuticoccus sp. I52.16.1 encodes:
- a CDS encoding YeiH family protein, with the protein MSVQNSPSTAEGWLQRLRPVAPGLALAAVLAALAMPLAAWSGSPLISPMVLAMVAGIAIRNTVGLGEGMLPGVKVALRPVLRLGIVLLGARLTFEQLGAIGLSGVAVVALALVSTFLFTKAAARVLGVDAKLGELIAAGTSICGASAVLAVNTVTRAHDEDVAYAIACVTVFGSLSMLLFPLLAGPLGFSPEAYGLWVGASVHEVAQAVGGGFALGDVAGETATVAKLGRVILLAPMILILGAVAARRGGAVAGRAPMPWFVFGFVAVVALNSLVAFPAVAVHGAASASTLLLTMALGAMGLETDLAKLRLKGVRPLLLGAVAWVFIAAVTAALVTAA; encoded by the coding sequence ATGAGCGTGCAAAATTCCCCTTCCACGGCGGAGGGTTGGCTGCAGCGCTTGCGCCCCGTGGCGCCGGGGCTCGCCCTCGCCGCGGTGCTGGCGGCGCTGGCGATGCCGCTGGCGGCGTGGTCCGGTTCGCCGCTGATCAGCCCCATGGTGCTGGCGATGGTGGCCGGCATCGCCATCCGCAACACGGTCGGCCTCGGCGAGGGGATGCTTCCGGGCGTCAAGGTGGCGCTGCGGCCGGTGCTCCGGCTCGGCATCGTCCTCCTCGGCGCCCGGCTGACGTTCGAGCAGCTCGGCGCCATCGGCCTCTCCGGCGTCGCCGTCGTCGCGCTGGCGCTGGTGTCGACCTTCCTGTTCACCAAGGCCGCCGCGCGAGTGCTCGGAGTCGACGCCAAGCTCGGCGAGCTGATCGCGGCCGGCACCTCCATCTGCGGTGCGTCGGCGGTGCTGGCGGTCAACACCGTCACCCGCGCGCACGACGAGGATGTCGCCTACGCGATCGCCTGCGTCACGGTGTTCGGCTCGCTGTCGATGCTGCTCTTTCCGCTGCTCGCCGGCCCGCTGGGCTTCTCGCCCGAGGCGTACGGGCTCTGGGTCGGGGCCAGCGTGCACGAGGTGGCGCAGGCGGTCGGCGGCGGCTTCGCGCTGGGCGACGTCGCCGGTGAGACGGCCACCGTCGCCAAGCTCGGTCGCGTGATCCTCCTGGCGCCGATGATCCTGATCCTGGGCGCCGTGGCGGCACGACGCGGCGGCGCGGTCGCCGGACGCGCGCCGATGCCGTGGTTCGTGTTCGGCTTCGTCGCGGTGGTCGCGCTCAACTCGCTGGTGGCGTTCCCCGCGGTCGCCGTCCACGGCGCGGCGAGCGCGTCGACGCTCCTTCTCACCATGGCGCTCGGCGCGATGGGGCTGGAGACGGACCTCGCCAAGCTGCGGCTGAAGGGCGTGCGGCCGCTACTTCTCGGCGCGGTGGCATGGGTCTTCATCGCCGCGGTGACGGCGGCGCTCGTCACCGCCGCCTAG